Proteins encoded by one window of Amaranthus tricolor cultivar Red isolate AtriRed21 chromosome 4, ASM2621246v1, whole genome shotgun sequence:
- the LOC130810246 gene encoding calcium-dependent lipid-binding protein: MGLISGMMLGMIVGIALMAGWHRMMQHRTHKRTSKAADIKVLASLGRDELKKICGDSFPEWISFPVFEQVKWLNKELNKLWPYIADAAELIIRESVEPLLEEYRPPGITSMKFTKLTLGTVAPKIEGIRVQSLQKSQIIMDIDLRWGGDPNIIIGVEAAMVASIPIQFKDLQVFTVVRVIFQLAEEIPCISAVVVALLSNPKPRIDYTLKAVGGSLTALPGISDMIDDTVDTIVKDTLEWPHRIVVPIGGIPVDLTELELKPQGKLTVTVVKASDLKNKELIGKSDPYAVIHVRPLFKVKTKVVEDNLNPVWNETFELIAEDKETQSLIIEVFDKDIGQDKKLGMTKLPLLDLVPDTPKEVELRLTPSLDMTKVKDKKDRGTITLKVMYHAFNKEEQLVAMEEEKRCAEEKKKMKEAGLIGSTVDALDGAASLVGSGVGMVGSGAVAGVGLVGSGLGAVSSGLSKAGRFMGRTITGHSASRRSGSSTPVNQENGSMKTQ, translated from the exons ATGGGGTTAATTTCTGGAATGATGTTGGGTATGATAGTTGGGATAGCGTTGATGGCTGGTTGGCATCGTATGATGCAACATCGAACACATAAACGTACCTCAAAG GCTGCTGATATAAAGGTTCTTGCTTCTCTTGGCAGAGATGAGCTGAAGAAAATTTGTGGTGACAGTTTCCCAGAGTGGATATCCTTTCCTGTATTTGAGCAG GTAAAATGGTTGAATAAAGAGTTGAACAAGTTGTGGCCTTATATAGCTGAT GCAGCAGAGCTGATAATAAGGGAGTCTGTTGAACCTCTTTTAGAAGAATATCGGCCTCCTGGAATTACTTCGATGAAATTCACTAAACTCACTCTTGGCACAGTTGCCCCTAAAATAGAAG GTATTCGTGTCCAAAGCCTCCagaaaagtcaaataattatGGATATTGATCTCCGATGGGGAGGTGACCCAAATATCATCATTGGTGTTGAAGCTGCTATGGTTGCATCAATTCCCATTCAG TTCAAAGATCTACAAGTCTTCACAGTTGTCCGTGTCATATTCCAATTGGCAGAAGAAATCCCATGCATTTCTGCTGTTGTTGTTGCACTACTTTCAAAT CCCAAGCCTCGAATTGATTATACATTGAAAGCGGTAGGTGGAAGCCTCACAGCTCTACCTGGTATTTCTGACATGATTGAT GATACTGTGGACACAATTGTGAAGGATACACTTGAATGGCCTCATAGGATTGTTGTTCCAATTGGTGGTATTCCAGTGGACCTAAC CGAGTTGGAGCTGAAACCCCAAGGCAAATTGACAGTGACAGTTGTGAAAGCAAGTGACTTGAAAAACAAGGAGTTGATTGGAAAGTCAGATCCTTATGCAGTCATTCATGTCCGTCCGCTTTTCAAGGTGAAGACAAAAGTTGTTGAAGACAATCTTAATCcagtttggaatgaaacttttGAATTGATTGCTGAGGACAAAGAGACACAGTCGCTTATCATTGAG GTCTTTGACAAGGATATTGGGCAGGACAAGAAACTTGGCATGACAAAACTGCCTCTACTTGATCTGGTACCTGATACTCCTAAAGAAGTTGAGCTCAGATTGACACCGTCACTTGATATGACTAAGGTTAAGGATAAGAAAGACAGGGGAACTATAACACTCAAG GTGATGTATCATGCATTCAACAAAGAAGAGCAGTTAGTTGCTATGGAAGAGGAAAAAAGGTGTGctgaagagaaaaagaagatgaaggaAGCGGGTCTGATAGGAAGCACCGTGGATGCACTTGATGGAGCCGCATCACTGGTTGGATCCGGGGTCGGAATGGTGGGAAGCGGTGCGGTTGCTGGTGTTGGACTTGTGGGTTCAGGTCTTGGAGCCGTGAGTAGTGGGCTAAGCAAAGCTGGAAGATTCATGGGAAGGACGATTACAGGACATTCTGCCAGCCGAAGGAGTGGCTCAAGTACTCCTGTCAACCAGGAAAATGGTAGCATGAAAACCCAGTAG